A window from Corynebacterium urealyticum DSM 7109 encodes these proteins:
- a CDS encoding ABC transporter permease — MPQSANGSCISGAAAVGRLSFRSIAAHKVRLLLTVLAVILGTAFIAGSLMFTAGLSRTFDSLVDGEMKNVDAVVSASPSPHEGSSGGADGQSTGSQSRNSGDTAETVAGGQATRAGEDATRAPADRAAGQPQAPSNRRISDDDLRRIQQMPGVSQVNIADQVQAVAATASGETLKSAPAPTMLQPFYNGEESVKGETHIIDGAAPTAAGEVAINASAAETHGVKVGDRLKVVTSRNQDEVTVTGIYDSDIETGGFIGLSVAAETFKEKFLQSGEPRTLYVGSAPGTTADELVDRLAAEFPYSVQTGEEVSEELSAEISKALSFVSYFLIAFGLVGLLVGTFIIANTFSMIVAQRMREFALLRALGVSRGQLTASVVFEAAVVGVLGSALGVLAGMGLVKAIYAVLESTGAGLPAGGIVLTPLAVALPMIVGVLVTILSAWAPARSAGATRPVEAMRSGDASSSSSLVGRTIAGGLAFAVGVAIALAGALGDGWSTKTRAILVGVAAVLVILGTFLASPAVARRAVPAIGRVVGLPFGTVGALARKNSARNPRRTATTAFALTLGLALVGAVGMLGASMKASVAEVTETAVKADFVATGPSNSGFPVPNGAVGAVQETPGVGTVGVMGSSLVNIEGIGAFAGQPFANYYGGNPHDGIVLETVEGKTELADEGFIADTKTAASHGWKVGESYPAHLGKVSAGKKLPLLGTYEPNQALGPYVLSRAGVESVQPSAQGQWPGQIMALMVTAVPGEGGGDHSAPGELQEALREATKDYIVVQVLTPAEASGEAAVMVDQMLNILYALLALAIIVAILGIVNTLALNVIERRQEIGMLRAIGTMRGQIRRMITLEAVQIAVYGAIVGVLIGLGLGWAFVTVLAGEGLEELAVPWLQLVLMLLGSALVGVVAAAWPAIKAGRTPPLEAIAD, encoded by the coding sequence ATGCCACAGAGCGCCAATGGGTCCTGCATCAGCGGGGCAGCTGCGGTGGGGCGCTTGAGCTTTCGCTCCATTGCAGCACACAAGGTCCGGCTGCTGCTGACAGTCCTCGCTGTCATTCTTGGAACCGCGTTTATCGCCGGCTCCCTGATGTTCACAGCGGGGCTTTCCCGAACCTTTGATTCGCTCGTCGACGGGGAGATGAAGAACGTCGACGCAGTGGTCAGTGCCTCGCCCTCGCCACATGAAGGCTCCAGCGGCGGTGCGGACGGACAGTCCACAGGTTCGCAATCACGCAACTCTGGTGACACCGCTGAAACCGTTGCCGGGGGTCAAGCGACGCGCGCTGGGGAGGATGCTACGCGGGCACCGGCTGACCGTGCAGCGGGTCAACCCCAAGCGCCCTCCAACCGACGCATCAGTGATGACGATCTGCGTCGTATCCAACAGATGCCCGGTGTCAGCCAGGTGAACATCGCTGACCAGGTTCAAGCTGTTGCCGCCACGGCAAGCGGCGAGACTTTGAAGTCGGCCCCCGCGCCAACGATGCTGCAGCCCTTCTACAATGGCGAAGAATCGGTGAAGGGCGAGACGCACATTATCGACGGTGCCGCGCCCACAGCCGCCGGCGAAGTGGCCATCAACGCCAGCGCGGCAGAAACTCATGGCGTCAAGGTCGGGGACCGGCTGAAGGTCGTCACTTCGCGGAACCAGGACGAGGTGACAGTCACCGGCATTTACGATTCCGATATCGAAACCGGCGGCTTCATCGGTCTATCGGTTGCCGCTGAGACCTTCAAGGAGAAATTCCTACAGTCGGGGGAACCGCGCACTCTTTATGTCGGCTCGGCCCCCGGCACCACCGCAGACGAGCTTGTTGACCGCCTGGCTGCCGAATTCCCCTATAGCGTTCAGACGGGGGAGGAGGTCTCCGAGGAGCTTTCCGCTGAGATTTCGAAGGCGCTGAGTTTCGTCAGCTACTTTTTGATCGCCTTCGGGCTCGTGGGCCTGCTGGTAGGGACCTTCATCATCGCCAACACCTTCTCGATGATCGTGGCGCAGCGGATGCGGGAATTCGCTCTGCTCCGCGCCCTGGGTGTCTCCCGCGGCCAACTCACGGCTTCCGTGGTTTTCGAGGCCGCGGTGGTGGGCGTCCTCGGCTCGGCTCTCGGTGTGCTTGCCGGAATGGGGCTAGTGAAGGCCATCTATGCGGTTCTCGAAAGCACTGGTGCGGGGCTCCCTGCGGGCGGGATCGTCCTGACACCTTTGGCGGTCGCGCTCCCCATGATCGTCGGAGTGCTCGTCACCATCCTCAGTGCGTGGGCACCCGCCCGCAGTGCAGGGGCCACTCGCCCCGTCGAGGCCATGCGTTCCGGTGACGCCAGCAGCTCCAGCTCCCTGGTGGGGCGCACCATTGCCGGAGGGCTCGCCTTCGCGGTCGGTGTCGCTATTGCCCTCGCCGGGGCGCTCGGCGACGGCTGGAGCACGAAGACGCGGGCCATTCTGGTCGGGGTCGCTGCGGTCCTTGTCATCCTGGGGACGTTCCTGGCTTCACCGGCGGTCGCGCGTCGCGCTGTGCCAGCGATCGGCCGGGTTGTTGGGCTGCCTTTCGGCACCGTCGGCGCACTCGCGCGGAAGAACTCCGCCCGGAACCCACGGCGCACCGCCACCACCGCCTTCGCCCTCACCCTGGGACTGGCGCTCGTCGGAGCCGTCGGGATGCTGGGAGCGTCGATGAAGGCCTCCGTGGCCGAGGTGACCGAAACCGCAGTGAAGGCCGACTTCGTGGCGACGGGTCCGTCGAATAGCGGCTTCCCCGTCCCCAACGGTGCCGTCGGTGCGGTGCAGGAGACCCCGGGGGTGGGTACCGTCGGAGTGATGGGCAGCTCCCTCGTGAACATCGAGGGCATCGGCGCTTTCGCCGGGCAGCCCTTCGCGAACTACTACGGGGGTAACCCCCACGACGGGATTGTGCTCGAGACCGTTGAAGGCAAGACAGAACTCGCGGATGAGGGCTTCATCGCGGATACCAAGACCGCCGCCTCCCACGGCTGGAAGGTCGGCGAAAGCTACCCAGCCCACCTCGGCAAGGTTTCGGCTGGAAAGAAACTCCCTCTGCTCGGCACCTACGAGCCCAATCAGGCGCTCGGCCCCTACGTGTTGAGCCGGGCCGGAGTGGAGAGCGTGCAGCCCTCCGCTCAGGGGCAGTGGCCCGGCCAAATCATGGCCCTTATGGTCACAGCGGTGCCGGGGGAGGGCGGTGGTGACCACAGCGCTCCGGGCGAGCTTCAAGAAGCGCTTCGGGAGGCAACCAAGGACTACATCGTGGTACAGGTCCTCACCCCAGCGGAGGCTTCGGGTGAGGCTGCCGTCATGGTCGACCAGATGCTCAACATCCTCTACGCGCTGCTGGCGCTAGCCATCATCGTGGCCATCCTCGGGATCGTGAACACGCTGGCATTGAACGTGATCGAGAGGCGCCAGGAGATCGGTATGCTTCGCGCGATCGGCACGATGCGCGGCCAGATCCGCCGCATGATCACCCTGGAGGCCGTGCAGATCGCGGTGTATGGGGCGATCGTTGGTGTCCTCATCGGGCTCGGCCTGGGCTGGGCTTTCGTCACGGTCCTCGCGGGGGAGGGGCTGGAAGAACTCGCCGTCCCGTGGCTGCAACTGGTGCTTATGCTCCTTGGATCCGCGCTCGTGGGCGTGGTTGCCGCCGCCTGGCCCGCGATCAAGGCGGGTCGTACCCCTCCGCTGGAGGCCATCGCGGATTAG
- a CDS encoding ABC transporter ATP-binding protein: protein MNTQAKEHAVPDSATGDAARAIDLVKTYGHGEAKVTALDHVDIGFEKNRFTAIMGPSGSGKSTLMHCMAALDSPTSGQTYIGETELSELNEKQITTLRRDRLGFIFQAFNLVPTLTAAENITLPLDVAGKKVDSSWFQEVTTRLGLAERLNHRPSELSGGQQQRVACARALVARPEIIFGDEPTGNLDSNSSQEVLDILRTAVDHDDQTVVIVTHDPKAASYADRVLFLADGKVVHELESPTAEDILSTMSRIEDY from the coding sequence ATGAACACGCAGGCTAAAGAACACGCCGTCCCTGATTCCGCGACCGGCGATGCCGCGCGCGCCATCGATTTGGTCAAAACATATGGGCACGGCGAAGCCAAAGTCACTGCCTTGGATCATGTTGACATCGGCTTCGAGAAGAACCGCTTCACAGCGATCATGGGCCCGTCTGGATCCGGCAAATCAACGCTTATGCACTGCATGGCGGCCCTCGACAGCCCCACCAGCGGCCAGACCTATATCGGGGAGACCGAACTCTCTGAGCTCAACGAAAAGCAGATTACAACCCTGCGCCGCGACCGACTCGGATTTATCTTCCAGGCTTTCAACCTGGTCCCGACACTGACCGCCGCGGAAAACATCACCCTGCCGCTCGACGTTGCCGGCAAGAAGGTTGATTCTTCCTGGTTTCAAGAAGTCACCACGCGCCTCGGCCTGGCAGAACGACTTAACCACCGACCCAGTGAGCTCTCGGGTGGCCAGCAACAACGCGTCGCCTGTGCACGCGCACTCGTCGCCCGACCAGAGATCATTTTTGGCGACGAACCAACCGGCAACCTGGACTCGAACAGTTCTCAAGAAGTGCTCGACATCCTCCGCACAGCGGTCGACCACGACGACCAGACCGTCGTCATTGTGACTCACGACCCAAAGGCAGCCAGTTACGCCGACCGGGTGCTTTTCCTCGCGGACGGCAAGGTTGTCCACGAATTGGAAAGCCCAACTGCCGAAGACATCCTCTCGACGATGAGCCGAATCGAGGACTACTGA
- the murA gene encoding UDP-N-acetylglucosamine 1-carboxyvinyltransferase: MNDSFVVNGGARLQGAVKVSGAKNSVLKLMSAAMLAEGRTVLKNCPQISDVPYMADVLRGLGCDVELDGGTVIIDVPAEINHDADFDAVRQFRASVAVLGPLTARCHRARVALPGGDAIGSRPLDMHQTGLETLGATTRIEHGCVVAETDGLHGAEIKLDFPSVGATENILTAAVLANGVTVLDNAAREPEIVDLCDMLNEMGAKVEGGGSNVITVTGVEKLHPVEHEVVGDRIVAGTWAYAAAITQGDVTVGGIDPQHLHLPLEKLKLAGARVETYPTGFRVVQESKPTAVDYQTLPFPGFPTDLQPMAIALCVASEGMSVITENIFESRFRFVDELVRLGADASVDGHHVVIRGGRQLSSAPVWSSDIRAGVGLVLAGLIADGETEVHDVFHIDRGYEDFVGTLRDLGADIRRVER, from the coding sequence GTGAACGACAGTTTTGTGGTGAATGGAGGCGCCCGGCTGCAGGGCGCAGTGAAAGTCAGCGGCGCGAAAAACAGCGTGCTTAAACTCATGAGCGCTGCCATGCTCGCCGAAGGCCGGACCGTCCTGAAGAACTGCCCGCAGATTTCGGACGTTCCTTATATGGCGGACGTCCTTCGCGGCCTTGGCTGCGACGTCGAGCTCGACGGCGGCACCGTCATCATCGACGTCCCAGCGGAGATCAATCACGACGCGGACTTCGATGCGGTCCGCCAGTTCCGTGCGTCCGTCGCTGTTCTTGGGCCGCTGACCGCGCGCTGCCACCGTGCGCGGGTCGCCCTCCCGGGTGGCGACGCCATTGGCTCCCGCCCCCTCGATATGCATCAGACCGGGCTGGAGACCCTCGGTGCGACCACTCGCATTGAGCATGGTTGCGTGGTCGCGGAAACCGACGGCTTGCACGGTGCGGAGATCAAGCTTGACTTCCCTTCGGTGGGAGCGACGGAGAATATCCTGACCGCGGCGGTTTTGGCGAATGGCGTCACCGTCCTGGATAACGCGGCTCGCGAGCCGGAGATCGTCGACCTGTGCGACATGCTCAATGAGATGGGTGCGAAGGTAGAGGGTGGCGGCTCGAATGTCATCACCGTGACCGGCGTGGAGAAGCTGCACCCGGTAGAGCACGAGGTAGTAGGTGACCGCATCGTCGCCGGCACGTGGGCATATGCTGCGGCGATCACCCAAGGGGATGTGACCGTCGGCGGCATCGACCCGCAACACCTGCACCTTCCGCTGGAAAAGCTCAAGCTCGCCGGCGCGCGGGTGGAGACCTATCCGACGGGCTTCCGCGTGGTGCAGGAATCCAAGCCCACTGCGGTTGACTATCAGACTCTTCCATTCCCCGGCTTCCCGACTGACCTGCAGCCGATGGCGATCGCGTTGTGCGTGGCGTCGGAGGGGATGAGCGTTATCACGGAGAACATCTTCGAATCACGCTTTCGCTTCGTCGACGAGCTCGTCCGTCTTGGTGCGGACGCCAGCGTCGATGGTCACCATGTGGTCATTCGGGGAGGACGTCAGTTGTCCTCTGCGCCGGTGTGGTCCTCGGATATCAGGGCCGGGGTGGGGCTGGTGCTCGCCGGGCTGATTGCCGATGGAGAGACGGAGGTCCACGACGTCTTTCACATCGATCGTGGCTACGAGGACTTTGTTGGCACACTTCGTGACCTCGGCGCGGACATTCGCCGCGTGGAGCGCTAA